A single genomic interval of Nitrosomonadales bacterium harbors:
- a CDS encoding MCE family protein, with amino-acid sequence MKRNNINYTLVGTFVLVTMALLIYALARLSGHGEKHDVYYATFPNVAGIADGSPVTYDGYQVGNVQAIAPVTRDGRIHYRVKMLFKHDWKIPTDSTATIGSAGLLSGQLVDVQQGKQPSFLKPGDDIAVVSNTPLIAAWSGLASDLRSIARDDMRPALQSLNHRVDSLGNMLEHKGGTTLDQASAALIRMNTAAENFGQLLNAENRQHMSSILKNGDQTMIDFEQTQDDIRYAMQQTHTILSNLERASLHMNELSRRLHESPSAIFSSPAPVEPSEEKK; translated from the coding sequence ATGAAGCGCAACAACATCAATTACACACTGGTCGGCACGTTCGTGCTGGTCACAATGGCCTTGCTGATCTACGCGCTGGCGCGCCTGAGCGGACACGGCGAAAAACACGACGTGTATTACGCGACCTTTCCCAATGTAGCCGGCATCGCCGACGGCTCGCCGGTCACTTACGATGGCTACCAGGTGGGAAATGTGCAGGCCATTGCGCCGGTTACCCGGGACGGGCGCATCCATTATCGGGTAAAGATGCTGTTCAAACATGACTGGAAAATTCCAACAGACAGTACTGCCACAATCGGTTCTGCCGGGTTGCTGTCCGGCCAGCTTGTCGATGTACAGCAGGGCAAGCAGCCGTCTTTCCTGAAGCCCGGGGATGACATTGCGGTCGTAAGCAATACACCATTGATCGCCGCATGGAGCGGCTTGGCCAGCGATCTGCGCAGCATCGCGCGCGATGATATGCGCCCCGCCCTGCAAAGCTTGAATCATCGGGTCGACAGCCTGGGCAACATGCTGGAACACAAGGGGGGGACAACACTTGACCAGGCCAGCGCCGCGCTGATACGCATGAATACCGCCGCCGAGAATTTCGGACAACTGTTGAACGCCGAAAATCGGCAGCATATGAGCAGCATCCTGAAAAACGGCGACCAGACCATGATCGATTTCGAGCAGACGCAGGACGATATCCGCTATGCCATGCAGCAAACCCATACCATTCTGTCCAACCTCGAGCGGGCAAGCCTTCACATGAACGAGTTGTCGCGCCGGTTACATGAAAGCCCCTCGGCGATATTCAGCAGTCCCGCACCCGTTGAACCTTCGGAAGAAAAGAAATGA
- a CDS encoding phage holin family protein — MRLLLVWILNALALLAVANFVPGIRVDGFTAALIAAFFLGLVNTLIRPLLLLLTLPVTLLTLGLFIFVINGLLFWFVGSVLRGFTVDGFWHGVLGAVLYSIFTWALSAATQQLLGKK, encoded by the coding sequence ATGAGATTGTTGCTGGTCTGGATATTGAACGCGCTGGCCTTGCTGGCGGTGGCGAACTTTGTGCCCGGGATACGCGTGGACGGCTTTACCGCAGCGCTGATCGCCGCCTTCTTCCTCGGTCTGGTCAATACGCTCATTCGCCCGTTGCTGCTGTTGCTGACGCTTCCGGTCACGCTGTTGACGCTGGGTCTGTTCATCTTCGTCATCAACGGGTTGCTGTTCTGGTTCGTCGGTTCTGTGCTGCGCGGTTTCACGGTGGACGGTTTCTGGCATGGCGTGCTCGGCGCCGTTCTGTATAGTATCTTTACCTGGGCGCTCTCGGCGGCGACCCAACAATTACTGGGGAAAAAATGA
- a CDS encoding cyclic nucleotide-binding domain-containing protein, which produces MSLSLTGKFEAFTGKFESPQLAMLRSISLFSQIATHELRAIRGLLHRRTYLKDEIIFDEGEKGQAVYFILEGKVLICRQGRPADGGIAELEAGQCFGEMALLDNSPRMAQVRAAENCTLDVLFREDFLGLLHTHSHIASKLSLELARMMGERLRQTVNRYVL; this is translated from the coding sequence ATGTCGCTTTCTCTGACCGGAAAATTTGAAGCGTTCACTGGAAAGTTCGAGTCGCCCCAACTGGCGATGCTCCGCAGCATCTCGTTGTTCAGCCAGATTGCCACTCACGAATTGCGCGCCATACGCGGCTTGCTACACCGCCGAACCTACCTGAAGGATGAGATTATTTTTGACGAGGGCGAAAAGGGCCAGGCCGTCTATTTCATTCTGGAAGGCAAGGTGCTCATTTGCCGCCAGGGCCGGCCGGCGGATGGCGGAATTGCGGAGCTGGAAGCGGGGCAGTGTTTCGGCGAGATGGCGCTGCTGGACAACTCCCCGAGAATGGCCCAGGTCCGGGCCGCAGAAAATTGCACGCTGGACGTATTGTTCCGGGAAGATTTTCTCGGCCTGCTGCATACCCATTCACATATCGCATCCAAGCTTTCGCTTGAGCTTGCGCGCATGATGGGCGAGCGTCTGCGTCAAACGGTTAACCGGTACGTGCTGTAA
- a CDS encoding membrane integrity-associated transporter subunit PqiC gives MSPMIKLPVCIVILALAGCQSAPPVPTDRYYRLEAVRGNAAPATPVLDETLYIAPLRADGPYAERAMLYAAEDQPRALQQYHYQHWSESPAILLQQHMRASLEAMVVAPHVTDIPSGSGIGFLLNARILRLEKIGTGSTARAVVSLRLALQKRKSSAPLLERSYSAEIMTGGDSQHAYVMACEAGLRNIYAEFLGDIKTLR, from the coding sequence ATGAGCCCTATGATCAAACTCCCGGTCTGTATTGTGATTCTTGCATTGGCAGGATGCCAGTCTGCGCCGCCGGTCCCGACCGACAGGTATTACCGTTTGGAAGCGGTTCGGGGCAATGCCGCACCCGCGACTCCCGTGTTGGACGAAACGCTCTATATTGCGCCGTTGCGGGCTGATGGCCCGTACGCCGAGCGCGCCATGTTATATGCGGCGGAAGATCAGCCGCGCGCCTTGCAGCAGTACCACTATCAGCATTGGAGCGAGTCGCCAGCGATACTGTTGCAGCAGCACATGCGGGCCAGCCTGGAAGCCATGGTTGTTGCGCCGCATGTAACGGATATTCCCTCGGGAAGCGGAATAGGATTTCTTTTGAATGCACGGATATTGCGCCTGGAAAAGATCGGCACCGGAAGCACTGCGCGCGCAGTGGTTTCCCTGCGTCTTGCGCTGCAAAAAAGAAAATCGTCTGCACCGTTGCTGGAGCGCAGTTATAGCGCGGAGATCATGACGGGAGGCGATAGCCAGCATGCGTACGTCATGGCGTGCGAAGCCGGATTGAGGAACATCTATGCCGAATTTCTCGGGGATATCAAAACGCTGCGATAA
- a CDS encoding ATP-binding cassette domain-containing protein, with protein MLPPDIPAIEVSKLVSHYGDREILHGIDMTVAQGEIMVIMGGSGSGKSTLLRHLLGLNQPTSGVIKLLGNDITRISARQMFALRRQIGVSFQGGALFNSMSVGDNVALPLREHTRLDDNTIRIMARMKLEVVNLNGFEDLMPGELSGGMLKRAALARAIALDPSLLFFDEPSAGLDPVASVELDELILNLQEAMGMSIVVVTHELESAFKIADRITVLDQGSILMVGTVEEVRNSDHPRIISLLHRKPRQDEVDADAYLQRLTRELV; from the coding sequence ATGTTACCTCCAGACATTCCAGCCATCGAGGTGAGCAAACTGGTTTCGCACTATGGCGATCGCGAGATATTGCACGGCATAGACATGACCGTGGCGCAGGGCGAAATCATGGTCATCATGGGCGGCAGCGGCTCCGGCAAGAGCACATTGCTGCGTCATTTGCTGGGCTTGAATCAGCCGACGTCCGGGGTAATCAAACTGCTCGGAAACGACATCACGCGCATCTCCGCACGACAAATGTTTGCCTTGCGCAGGCAGATCGGCGTGTCGTTCCAGGGCGGGGCATTGTTCAATTCGATGAGCGTGGGAGACAATGTGGCGCTGCCGTTGCGCGAACATACCAGGCTGGACGACAACACCATACGGATCATGGCACGCATGAAGCTTGAAGTGGTCAACCTGAACGGCTTCGAGGATCTGATGCCGGGCGAGCTGTCAGGCGGCATGCTGAAACGGGCCGCACTGGCACGCGCCATTGCGCTTGACCCGAGTTTGCTGTTTTTCGATGAGCCATCGGCGGGGCTCGACCCGGTGGCATCGGTCGAACTGGACGAGCTGATTCTGAATTTGCAGGAAGCGATGGGAATGAGCATCGTGGTGGTAACGCATGAACTGGAAAGCGCATTCAAGATTGCAGACCGTATCACGGTACTCGACCAGGGCAGCATTCTGATGGTGGGAACGGTGGAGGAAGTGCGCAACTCGGATCACCCGCGCATCATCAGCCTGCTGCACCGCAAACCGCGCCAGGATGAAGTTGATGCCGACGCGTACTTGCAACGTTTGACCCGCGAACTTGTATAG
- a CDS encoding STAS domain-containing protein gives MTHTVTTRGKLKILALSGEIDMHASPAARQVILDLVKTNSPVAIDLSAVKYMDSSGVATLVEGLQNAKKLGQGFVLLAPTGSVLGVIKLARLDKVFRIAASAGECDDLAE, from the coding sequence ATGACTCACACTGTTACGACTCGCGGCAAACTGAAGATTCTCGCCCTTTCCGGCGAAATAGACATGCATGCATCCCCCGCAGCCAGACAGGTAATCCTCGATCTGGTCAAGACCAATTCGCCCGTGGCGATCGATCTCTCTGCGGTGAAATACATGGATAGCTCTGGTGTCGCCACACTGGTGGAAGGTTTGCAGAATGCAAAGAAACTGGGGCAGGGCTTCGTGCTGCTCGCTCCGACAGGCAGTGTGCTGGGCGTCATCAAGCTGGCCAGACTGGACAAGGTGTTCCGTATAGCCGCCAGCGCGGGGGAGTGCGACGATCTTGCCGAATAG
- a CDS encoding AI-2E family transporter, with the protein MHRKPSRIGLITWCGIIGSTCLLIFLFQKILWLVVPFLLALLLYYLLYPLNKKLIMSGLSSDSAAATLSGAFLLAVIGGLLLIYPVVIANAGEWQHTLMRYLEGGLRVIETLIYSMQQKFSFLRHSDISVAVRDNILNFAGHFSDKHLSGAALTAIAWLPSLILAPIIAYFLLKDGAQLRKFIGETIPNAYFEKTLYMMYALDRTARLYFVGMLKLAVIDAVFLVTGLWLFGVPSPLMLGLIAAVLGWIPYIGPIIGCVLAVMVTATDFPGDMSLVYAVIGLFALLRVLDDFVFAPYVIGKNMSIHPLLTLLMFFIGEAIAGIAGLMLVIPILGIVMVIGETLEIILRDTRLKARHAYARELHKLAANRDLKLYLD; encoded by the coding sequence ATGCATCGCAAGCCATCCCGTATTGGATTGATCACATGGTGCGGGATCATCGGCAGCACCTGCCTCCTGATCTTCCTTTTCCAGAAAATCCTGTGGCTGGTCGTCCCCTTTCTGCTGGCGTTGCTGCTCTACTACCTGCTGTACCCGCTCAACAAAAAACTGATCATGTCCGGCTTGAGCAGCGATTCCGCCGCAGCAACGCTGAGCGGCGCTTTTTTGCTTGCGGTGATCGGCGGACTGTTGCTGATCTATCCCGTGGTCATCGCCAACGCCGGGGAATGGCAGCATACCCTGATGCGCTACCTGGAAGGGGGCTTGCGCGTAATTGAGACCCTGATCTACAGCATGCAGCAGAAATTCTCGTTTCTGCGCCATAGCGACATCAGCGTGGCGGTGCGCGACAACATTCTCAACTTCGCCGGGCATTTTTCGGACAAGCATCTGAGCGGAGCCGCGCTTACCGCTATCGCATGGCTGCCGTCTTTGATATTGGCGCCGATCATTGCCTACTTCCTGCTCAAGGACGGCGCACAATTACGCAAATTCATCGGCGAAACCATACCCAATGCCTATTTTGAAAAAACGCTGTACATGATGTACGCGCTGGATCGTACTGCGCGTCTGTATTTTGTCGGGATGCTGAAACTGGCGGTGATCGATGCTGTATTCCTGGTCACCGGGCTTTGGCTGTTTGGCGTCCCGTCGCCGCTGATGCTCGGTTTGATTGCCGCTGTATTGGGCTGGATCCCGTATATCGGCCCGATCATAGGTTGCGTGCTGGCAGTCATGGTGACGGCAACGGACTTTCCGGGTGACATGTCGCTTGTTTATGCCGTTATCGGGCTCTTTGCGCTGCTCCGGGTGCTGGATGACTTTGTGTTTGCTCCCTACGTTATAGGCAAGAACATGAGCATCCATCCCTTGCTTACCCTGTTGATGTTCTTTATCGGGGAGGCGATTGCGGGAATAGCCGGTCTGATGCTGGTCATTCCCATACTGGGAATAGTCATGGTCATCGGCGAGACACTGGAGATTATCTTGCGCGATACGCGTTTGAAGGCGCGCCATGCCTATGCGCGAGAATTGCACAAGTTGGCGGCCAATCGCGACCTCAAGCTCTACCTGGACTGA
- the metF gene encoding methylenetetrahydrofolate reductase [NAD(P)H], with the protein MNRPAISFEFFPPQTPEGVEKLTAARLRLAELKPEFFSCTFGAGGSTQERTLDTVLQIKGEGHQAAPHLSCVGSTRDNIRVLLNTYKDMGIKRIVALRGDLPSGMHSIGEFQYANELVSFIRSETGDHFQIEVAAYPEFHPQARSARDDMLNFKRKIDAGANSAITQYFYNADAYFRFVDEVRKLGVGAPVIPGIMPIMRYSQLARFSDMCGAEIPRWMRKIMEGYGDDIKSVQAFGLDVVTKLCERLIAGGAPGLHFYTLNQANASIEILQRLGYRS; encoded by the coding sequence ATGAACAGACCTGCCATCAGTTTCGAATTCTTTCCGCCGCAGACGCCGGAAGGCGTCGAAAAATTGACTGCCGCGCGCCTGCGACTGGCGGAACTCAAGCCGGAATTCTTTTCCTGCACCTTCGGTGCCGGCGGCTCCACGCAGGAGCGCACGCTGGACACCGTGCTGCAGATCAAGGGTGAAGGCCATCAGGCCGCTCCTCACCTGTCCTGCGTCGGCAGCACGCGCGACAACATCCGCGTGTTGCTGAACACCTATAAAGACATGGGCATCAAGCGCATCGTTGCGTTGCGCGGCGACCTGCCTTCCGGCATGCACAGCATCGGCGAGTTCCAGTATGCCAACGAACTGGTATCGTTTATCCGCAGTGAGACCGGCGATCACTTCCAGATCGAGGTTGCCGCTTATCCCGAGTTCCATCCGCAGGCCAGGTCCGCCCGCGACGACATGCTCAACTTCAAGCGCAAGATCGATGCCGGCGCGAACTCGGCCATCACGCAGTATTTCTACAATGCTGATGCCTACTTCCGCTTTGTTGACGAGGTTCGCAAACTCGGTGTCGGTGCGCCCGTCATACCGGGCATCATGCCCATCATGCGCTATTCGCAACTGGCGCGCTTCTCCGATATGTGCGGCGCCGAGATCCCGCGCTGGATGCGCAAGATCATGGAAGGCTATGGCGACGACATAAAATCGGTTCAGGCCTTTGGTCTCGATGTGGTTACCAAGCTGTGCGAAAGACTCATCGCCGGCGGTGCGCCGGGGCTGCATTTCTACACCTTGAATCAGGCCAACGCCTCCATTGAGATCCTGCAACGCCTGGGCTACCGCTCATAG
- a CDS encoding ABC transporter permease — MLPNSLLRAPLAALEWAGRQTVKLGDEAGYASALLFESLYWLLLGHWRNQPVRVAAVFKEAVEVGVRAIPIVSIACFATGTMLAMQGIHTLRQFGAESQVVMGIAYSVSREFAPLITGIFVAGRSGSAVAARIGTMMVSQEIDALRVIGINPVRYLVAPLLVALMFTLPCLTVLANLVAMLGGALYCLAALGMPLEIFFDRSFVVLTTDDVVGGLYKSIAFAMLIAIIGATNGFQVTSGAEGVGRATTRSVVLCIVSIILADMLFTGFLSR; from the coding sequence ATCTTGCCGAATAGCCTGTTGCGAGCACCACTGGCCGCCCTTGAATGGGCCGGCCGGCAGACGGTCAAACTGGGCGACGAGGCCGGCTATGCCAGCGCGCTGCTGTTCGAAAGCCTGTACTGGTTGCTGCTGGGTCACTGGCGCAATCAGCCGGTGCGGGTTGCGGCGGTATTCAAGGAGGCGGTCGAGGTCGGCGTCCGCGCCATTCCCATCGTATCCATCGCCTGTTTCGCCACTGGAACGATGCTTGCGATGCAGGGTATCCACACACTCCGGCAATTCGGTGCCGAATCCCAGGTCGTAATGGGAATCGCCTATTCGGTGAGCCGCGAGTTTGCACCGTTGATCACCGGCATTTTTGTTGCGGGGCGTTCCGGCTCCGCCGTGGCGGCGCGCATCGGCACGATGATGGTGTCGCAGGAAATCGACGCGTTGCGCGTCATCGGGATCAATCCGGTGCGCTATCTGGTCGCGCCGTTGCTGGTTGCGCTGATGTTCACCCTGCCCTGCCTGACGGTACTGGCCAATCTGGTCGCCATGCTGGGTGGTGCCCTGTATTGTCTGGCCGCGCTGGGCATGCCGCTGGAGATATTTTTTGACCGCAGCTTTGTGGTATTGACCACAGACGATGTGGTGGGGGGGCTCTACAAGAGCATCGCATTCGCCATGCTGATCGCAATCATCGGCGCGACAAACGGCTTCCAGGTCACGAGTGGCGCGGAAGGGGTGGGGCGTGCGACGACGCGTTCGGTGGTGTTGTGCATCGTCTCCATCATTCTTGCCGACATGTTGTTCACCGGATTCCTGAGCCGCTGA
- a CDS encoding adenosylhomocysteinase: MECFMSTSDYVIADIKLADWGRKEIKIAEHEMPGLMAIREEFARTQPLKGARITGSLHMTIQTAVLIETLTALGAEVRWASCNIFSTQDHAAAAIAAAGVPVFAVKGETLTEYWDYTHRIFEWADGGYSNMILDDGGDATLLLHLGARAEKDASLISKPGSEEETCLFAAIKAKLAVDPTWYSTRLAQVRGVTEETTTGVHRLYQMHQRGELKFPGINVNDSVTKSKFDNLYGCRESLVDGVKRATDVMIAGKIAVICGYGDVGKGSAQAMRALSAQVWVTEIDPICALQAAMEGYRVVTMEYAADKADIFVTTTGNFHVITHDHMAAMKNNAIVCNIGHFDNEIDVASLEQYQWEEIKPQVDHVIFPDGKRIILLAQGRLVNLGCGTGHPSYVMSSSFANQTIAQIELWTERDSGKYPVGVYTLPKHLDEKVARLQLKTLNAQLTELTDQQAAYINVPKEGPYKTDHYRY, from the coding sequence ATGGAGTGCTTTATGTCTACATCTGACTATGTCATCGCCGACATCAAACTGGCCGATTGGGGCCGCAAAGAGATCAAGATCGCCGAGCACGAGATGCCCGGCCTGATGGCCATCCGCGAAGAGTTCGCCAGGACGCAACCGCTGAAAGGCGCGCGCATCACCGGCTCGCTGCACATGACCATCCAGACCGCGGTGCTGATCGAGACGCTGACCGCGCTCGGCGCCGAAGTGCGCTGGGCTTCGTGCAACATCTTCTCCACGCAGGACCACGCGGCAGCAGCCATCGCGGCCGCCGGCGTGCCGGTGTTCGCCGTCAAGGGCGAGACGCTGACCGAATACTGGGATTACACCCACCGCATCTTCGAATGGGCGGACGGTGGTTATTCCAACATGATCCTGGACGATGGCGGCGATGCAACCTTGCTGCTGCATCTGGGCGCACGCGCCGAAAAGGACGCCTCGCTGATCAGCAAGCCGGGTTCGGAAGAAGAGACCTGTCTGTTCGCCGCGATCAAGGCCAAGCTGGCCGTCGATCCGACCTGGTATTCCACCCGTCTGGCGCAGGTCAGGGGCGTGACCGAAGAGACCACCACCGGCGTGCACCGCTTGTACCAGATGCACCAGCGCGGCGAACTGAAGTTCCCCGGCATCAACGTGAATGATAGCGTCACCAAGTCCAAGTTCGACAACCTGTACGGCTGCCGCGAGTCGCTGGTGGACGGCGTCAAGCGCGCCACCGATGTGATGATCGCCGGCAAGATCGCGGTGATCTGTGGCTACGGCGATGTGGGCAAGGGCTCTGCCCAGGCGATGCGCGCGCTGTCGGCGCAGGTATGGGTCACCGAGATCGACCCGATCTGCGCATTGCAGGCCGCGATGGAAGGCTACCGCGTGGTGACCATGGAATATGCCGCCGACAAGGCCGACATCTTCGTGACGACCACCGGCAACTTCCACGTCATCACCCACGACCACATGGCCGCGATGAAGAACAACGCCATCGTCTGCAACATCGGCCACTTCGACAACGAGATCGACGTCGCCTCGCTGGAGCAATACCAGTGGGAAGAGATCAAGCCGCAGGTCGACCACGTGATCTTCCCCGACGGCAAGCGCATCATCCTGCTGGCCCAGGGTCGTCTGGTGAATCTGGGTTGCGGCACCGGCCATCCGTCCTACGTGATGAGCTCTTCATTCGCGAACCAGACCATCGCCCAGATCGAGCTGTGGACCGAACGCGACTCCGGCAAATACCCGGTTGGCGTGTACACGCTGCCCAAGCATCTGGACGAGAAGGTCGCCCGTCTGCAACTGAAGACGCTGAACGCGCAGTTGACCGAGCTGACCGACCAACAGGCTGCCTACATCAACGTGCCGAAGGAAGGTCCGTACAAGACCGACCACTACCGCTACTAA
- a CDS encoding SpoIIE family protein phosphatase, giving the protein MTDPDSDVMQEIELVASIGAEFTESVELDETLRNTTLRVMEHLDAEAASVFLLDPEGTHLICRFCAGAVDITGLVVPFGKGILGRAVMNNTLETVLDVCGDKDFNSKVDEKTSFVTRSILCAPLSMKGKPFGAIEIINKTGSNPLFTVKDGRLLSALASLSAFAIHHARMTEEKVAQEALRQEIRLAGEIQRSLLPKDPDPTFPIFGINLPAYEISGDFYSHVELADGRIAFSLGDVSGKGIRASMLMSKTISLFQCLCKTMPQPAGLLAAINDEVAATSSHGMFVTMIVGIYEPSTQKVVFANAGHLPPVLRNIHGEFTSFEAGMPPLGIMAGIEFQDETLRLQDGSLYLYSDGVTEAGGEDVGEEGLKAMLDEFAPYPPMQRLRGIVGQLSSRSQTLHDDITLLVIEPARTHPVETLKFPSDPATLSEMRRRIRDMVTSVGATAELTEAIEVALNEACMNVIQHGYGGNTRGDYELRVIHNKNRHAMIFELLDHAPPADRTKIKSRSLEDIRPGGLGVYFIQQLMDEMEFRTPPEGYGNLLYMSVSLDKQVIWGAS; this is encoded by the coding sequence ATGACCGATCCGGATAGTGATGTCATGCAGGAAATCGAACTGGTTGCTTCGATCGGCGCCGAATTCACTGAATCTGTCGAGCTGGACGAGACCTTGCGCAACACCACGCTGCGCGTGATGGAACATCTGGATGCCGAGGCAGCCTCGGTATTTCTGCTGGATCCGGAAGGGACGCATTTGATCTGCCGTTTTTGTGCGGGCGCCGTGGATATCACCGGTTTGGTTGTGCCGTTTGGCAAGGGGATATTGGGACGCGCGGTGATGAACAACACGCTGGAAACGGTACTGGATGTCTGTGGCGACAAGGATTTCAACAGCAAGGTTGATGAAAAAACCAGCTTCGTGACACGCTCCATCCTGTGCGCTCCACTGTCAATGAAAGGCAAACCTTTCGGCGCTATCGAAATCATCAATAAAACCGGTTCCAATCCCTTGTTTACCGTCAAGGACGGCCGGCTGCTTTCGGCGCTGGCGTCATTGTCGGCTTTTGCCATCCATCATGCGCGCATGACCGAAGAGAAGGTTGCACAAGAGGCGTTGCGCCAGGAAATTCGTCTGGCGGGAGAAATTCAACGCAGCTTGTTGCCCAAGGATCCGGATCCCACCTTTCCGATATTCGGCATCAATCTGCCCGCATACGAAATTTCGGGGGATTTCTATTCGCATGTGGAATTGGCCGACGGGCGCATTGCTTTCAGCCTGGGCGATGTATCCGGCAAGGGCATCCGCGCTTCGATGCTGATGTCCAAGACCATCAGTCTGTTTCAATGCCTGTGCAAGACCATGCCGCAACCGGCCGGATTGCTGGCCGCAATCAACGATGAAGTGGCGGCAACCAGTTCGCATGGCATGTTCGTCACCATGATCGTGGGCATCTACGAACCATCCACCCAAAAGGTTGTGTTTGCCAATGCCGGACACCTGCCGCCCGTCTTGCGCAACATCCATGGGGAGTTCACGAGCTTCGAGGCCGGTATGCCGCCGCTGGGCATAATGGCCGGCATCGAGTTTCAGGACGAGACGTTGCGCCTGCAGGACGGCAGCCTGTATCTGTACAGCGACGGCGTAACTGAAGCCGGCGGCGAGGATGTGGGGGAGGAGGGATTGAAAGCGATGCTGGACGAATTCGCTCCGTATCCGCCCATGCAACGCTTGCGCGGCATCGTCGGGCAACTTTCTTCACGCAGCCAGACTTTACATGACGACATCACGTTGCTGGTCATCGAGCCCGCCAGGACGCATCCTGTCGAAACGCTCAAATTCCCCTCCGATCCGGCCACATTATCGGAAATGCGCCGCCGGATACGTGATATGGTTACGTCCGTCGGCGCAACAGCAGAACTGACCGAAGCGATCGAGGTCGCCCTCAACGAAGCATGCATGAATGTGATCCAGCATGGTTATGGTGGTAACACCCGGGGGGACTACGAGCTGCGGGTCATACACAATAAAAACAGGCACGCGATGATTTTCGAACTGCTCGACCACGCACCGCCGGCGGACAGGACAAAAATCAAATCGCGGTCATTGGAGGATATCCGCCCCGGCGGGTTGGGTGTCTATTTCATCCAGCAACTGATGGATGAAATGGAATTCCGCACCCCGCCGGAAGGTTACGGCAACCTGCTCTATATGAGCGTCAGCCTTGACAAGCAGGTTATTTGGGGGGCCTCATGA
- a CDS encoding methionine adenosyltransferase → MSEYFFTSESVSEGHPDKVADQISDAIVDAILAQDAHSRIAAETLCNTGLVVLAGEITTSANVDYIQVARDTIKRIGYDNTEYGIDYKGCAVLVAYDKQSPDIAQGVNRAYDDGLDQGAGDQGLMFGYACTETDTLMPLPIYLSHRIVERQAMLRKDGRLPWLRPDAKSQVTVKYVDGKPYCIDTVVLSTQHAPEMTLEQIREAAIEEIIKPILPKELVKGDIKYLVNPTGRFVVGGPQGDCGLTGRKIIVDTYGGAAPHGGGAFSGKDPSKVDRSAAYAGRYVAKNIVAAGLADKCQIQISYAIGVAQPTSVMVTTYGTGKVSDETIAELVKKHFDLRPKGIVQMLDLLRPIYLKTAAYGHFGREEPEFKWESTDKAAALRADAGL, encoded by the coding sequence ATGAGCGAATACTTCTTTACATCCGAATCCGTATCCGAGGGCCATCCTGACAAGGTGGCAGACCAGATCTCCGACGCCATCGTGGATGCGATTCTAGCGCAGGATGCGCATTCCCGCATCGCGGCCGAGACACTGTGCAATACCGGGCTGGTGGTGCTGGCAGGCGAGATCACGACTTCCGCCAACGTCGACTACATCCAGGTCGCGCGCGATACCATCAAGCGCATCGGCTACGACAACACCGAGTACGGCATCGACTACAAGGGCTGTGCCGTGCTGGTCGCCTATGACAAGCAGAGTCCGGACATCGCGCAGGGCGTGAACAGGGCTTATGACGACGGTCTGGATCAGGGTGCCGGAGACCAGGGGCTGATGTTCGGCTATGCCTGTACCGAGACCGATACGCTGATGCCGCTGCCGATCTACCTGTCGCACCGTATCGTCGAGCGCCAGGCCATGCTGCGCAAGGACGGTCGCCTGCCCTGGTTGCGTCCGGATGCGAAATCGCAAGTCACCGTCAAGTATGTCGACGGCAAGCCTTATTGCATCGACACCGTGGTGTTGTCCACCCAGCACGCGCCCGAGATGACGCTGGAGCAGATCCGCGAAGCCGCCATTGAGGAGATCATCAAGCCGATCCTGCCGAAGGAGCTGGTCAAGGGTGACATCAAGTACCTGGTCAACCCGACCGGACGTTTCGTGGTCGGCGGCCCGCAAGGCGATTGCGGTCTGACCGGTCGCAAGATCATCGTCGACACCTACGGTGGTGCAGCCCCGCACGGCGGCGGCGCGTTCTCCGGCAAGGATCCTTCCAAGGTCGACCGTTCGGCCGCTTATGCCGGTCGTTACGTGGCGAAGAACATCGTGGCTGCCGGTCTGGCCGACAAATGCCAGATCCAGATCTCCTACGCGATCGGCGTGGCACAGCCGACCAGCGTGATGGTCACGACATATGGCACCGGCAAGGTCTCCGACGAGACGATCGCGGAACTGGTTAAGAAACATTTCGACCTGCGCCCGAAGGGTATCGTGCAGATGCTCGACCTGCTGCGCCCGATCTATTTGAAGACAGCCGCCTACGGCCACTTTGGTCGTGAAGAGCCGGAATTCAAGTGGGAAAGTACTGACAAAGCAGCCGCGCTCCGCGCGGATGCGGGGCTGTAA